The Larimichthys crocea isolate SSNF chromosome II, L_crocea_2.0, whole genome shotgun sequence genome segment AGTTTGATTAAACCTTGTGCTATCACTGGCACCCTTTTCCAACATCAATTACTTTAATTTGGCAGAGGTCTTCAAAAtgaactgtaaaaacatttagaaCTGGGTCCTGCTGTCATATTTTAGATGTGTGTTAAAGTTTCTAGCGACAGATATTCAGATCAGGTCAGCTAATAACTGAATGTTCCTGGTTTCAAATGATATAGATTAATTTGTGATACGACATAAAAGTCACCGCTCAGAGcactgacagtttaaaaaaaaaaacaagcttgaaGAGTCACTGTCTTCCTGAGTCACTGTCTTCTGCTCAAAATACAAGAGAGTTCTCATGATTTTCTGGGGTGAATAAAGAAACCCACAGGGTACAGCTAAATAGGCTACTGTTCCATATTCCTTccatgtgaatgtgtatgtccTGCTGTCTGGTGGCTTCAGATCTGACACAAGCCAATAAGAAATTAAGACTGAAAGTCTGATTACAACTGTATTAAGCCAGACAAATTAAATCCCTCTGTAGGCCTGTCTCTAAAAGGGTTCTAATAATATCCAAGGCGATGTCTGCTTGAGAACAAAGTACCTAATCAAACTGACTGGAATGAAAGAACAGGCACATcactttatgtaaatgtaaaacccTTTCGATTGATTTACCATGACTTTTCTACTCATTTCACGGCcgtcggaaaaaaaaaaagatacgaATGCGCTCCGTAATACTTTGTTAAACATGATTACCTCTGAGTGCACTGCTGGCTAGGTAAGATGGCATCTGGAAGAGTGACCTTGTTCCTGTCCAAAGGGTTCTGGCCCGGCCCGGTGTGGTTCACCGCTCGATTGGCAAACAAGACATCGTACTCCACACAGTTGACAAGGAACGTTGTGAAtgtgacaacaaacaaaaactgactgTTAGGacgagacagaaaaaagaaaaaaagagattagGCATCATACTTAATGTTCATCTCTTTTGTCATCATTATGTTTACTTGTGTTTTTACTGACACTGATAGATAGTATGGAGATGACCATATTTAATGCATAACCATCAAGCCACAGACAGTGCATTCAGCCTATACTGACAAGTGATTAATGTATAATAGTGCAGTTAAGACAGATCAACTGCAGTTACGTTAAATATGTTGAGAGGCTGAGATCTGTTTTGGGCTGTCATTGTGTGGACATATTTTCTTTAGATAATGGATAAAAGAGCCGTATATTAATAAGCCAACTGTAGCCAgattcacacaaacatcagacCAGCATCCAGCTTGTTAGCAGCAAAATAATGACCTCATATGgcaggaaaataaacaatatgtcGCACCGACACATTGGCCTGGTGACACGAGTAAGGCTGACAGAATAAATTATACCAGGAGAAGTTAAAATACATGCATTAGTGGAGAGATGTCAGAGTGATGGGGCTGATGTTGGGATTCAGTGACTTGTTCAAGGGCCCAAGAAGtaaactggcacacacacacacacacaatctataAAATGGTCCAAGCTGGgcttgaaccggccaccctccagttaACAAGCAAAGTTCTTTACAGACTGAGTTAGTGCCACCCagaaagatataaaaataacagTACTACATTAAACactaaataaagaaatcatcAAAATTTCAGTGTTGTACAGCTATGAGTAAATTCACATGAGATTtttaaacacagctgctgttgaaATCTGCCTGAACTCGTTCATGCTGAAGCCTGAGGCACACATGACTGTCacaacaacatgtaaaaaaataataaccagTTACGTAAAAGAGGCCCAAGTCTTACtgaaacactaaaaacacatcccattataaaacacattactATATCCCATGATGTATTCAaggcatctgttttttttcttaataccATTTGATACTTACACAAGTTCAAAGAACTCTGACAACATCATACAAGCGAAGCCATTTTTTTGATGAAAATGATAGATGTGGACAGGCCGGttaaggaaaaacacaaacaatcttCAAAACAATACCACATAATCAAACCCAAGACTCCCATGAGAAGTCACTCACCACGTGGTAACGCTGTAAAAGCATGCAGCAGTCAAGAAGTAAACATTGTGAAATCACTCTAAATATGACCACAGACATGCACCtttaaaagcatgtgtgtgtcagcatagCGTCATGCCAGTGACTTGCGCAATTGCAGTAGACTTCAGGGAGACCTGCTATTTAACTAGactgcaattattattattattttttaaaaaggatatCCTTGTGAAGAAGTTATCCAGGTTCTTGATATGGTGCCATGAGTCTGCAACATAAACGAAAAGCATTAGATTCATGCACGACTTCAACCCGGCAGCTGCCAACGCATTTATTAGGCGAAACACTTTAAAACGTGTATTTAGTTAATAACATTCAAATATACTTTAATTTTAACGGCATGTTTACCTTTCAGGCCTTCGGGCACATGCACCAGTAAGTCCTCCTCCCCGGGTGGTGAGTCCTCCTCAAAGTCCTCGATTCTCTGATACTCCTGGTAAGCTTCAAAGTTAGCCATTGTGCTTCACATTCTTATGGTCGCTCCCGACTGACTGAGCTACTTagtagttaaaaaaataataaacactgaatGCAGGAGCTGAAACCTTCAGCACATTGTGCGAGCTAGCCCCCTCAGCAGTTCAAACCGGGGTAACGTTAGCaacggctaacgttagcctgctAACTCGCTAGCCCAACGGACAACGGTTTGTGGAACTCCGCCGCTGCTATGGTAACATGTAATATACTTGGCAGCGGTTGGGCATTAATACACACGATTAATCGGCGGGTTGGCTAATGAATGTCAGTTaactttatatataatattataaccCAAGTGAACTGACAGCTGGCAGGTTAGCCTGTGAATGATTCAGCCTCTCCTGAAGTCCGGGGTGACacggtttgtttttgttcccgACTCGGTCCGTCCATCTGCTGATCTGgatctgctttaaaaaaaaacattaaaaaaaaaacaacagagtcCAAATCTTGACCggagtttaaacacacacacccggcTTTGTTTTGATCGCGACACGGTGGCCTTCAAGTCTGTCCCCGAGGGGTCCCGTTTGTAGGTTTCCAAAAATACACCATCCTCcgtgtgtgtccactgtttttgtctttcacaaacaaatgtcaacaaaacGTCATTGACGTCACCTCCGGTTTAAACCCGTGCGTCATTTCCGAGTGTTAATTGTAGTTTTCTTGAGTTTTTCCTCAAAGAAACTCGTTTCTGTTTACTAATGTTGCACAAATCGCTTCACATGCACCCGTGTTTTTGCctgttgtgaaataaatcatcaaaaacagcagtgacagtaaaaaatGAACTCCTCTGCAGCTACAGAAATGCACTCTGGGTCAGAGTCAACATGGCAGCCTGCAGGTTGCTTGTGGATTACTGCAGGGCTTAGCGATTATTTTGATCTAATGAGCTTGTTATTACTGAAATAAGCGTAAAACATGTTTCAGCTACTCTGCTGTAGAGCGAGCATCAATGCTCCTGTGCGATCACTGTCGTTGCACCCGCGATGCAATAAAACAGCAGGCATATGGAAACTTTCACGGTAGGGGTAACGTGACCGGCACCTACTTTTAGTAAATGACAGCAGACCTGCATGAGCTATGTAAGCCATAGGTCAGTTAATCAACTCTGAGAGGCTTAGCCTACTTTGATTTTCTAAATAGTACATTTACAGGTCTGTAATCAGGAACAGACGATCCAAAAATCAACAATTTGCATgcttatattgtttttttttaaactgtcaaacaaacaaaaacatcagacatTTGCTGAATTTTGATTATGAATTAGTCACACGTCAGAAGGTTGAGAAAAGATTGATTAATAGTGATTAATTAGCAAATAATCATAAGATTAATCCCCTCTgtgcagggagaggaggataCTCAATACTGACTCTTTCCCTGAATAAGCTGCACAATGCACATGTTTGCATCCTGTTACTGCACAGAGAGTTTAtgtgtatatacttttgtatattttacatgGTTAGAACCACATGTTCTTCCTTCTCTCAGACTTTATTCTATTTATACCGTATCTACCTCATGCCTTTGTATATAACGTgtgcctctttgtgtttgtactttgtacGAAATCAGACTAACAACCCCAAATAAATATAGCCCCTGCAAAAGCTTTGTAATACTTGTTATTGAATGCCTGGTTATATCAatgttcatgtcatgtcttCATATCCAGGTTGTACTCATCTCCAGCATCTAACGCTTCCTCACAGCAGCCTGGAAATGCTGTTGGTCGTTTTTGGAGCCTCACTCAAAGAGCTGTCCGTCAGTCCACCACTCGAACATCTAAACCCCCAGGAGGGGCTCTGAAGTTCATCCTGGGGCCAGCAGTACTCACTGTCTCTGCACGACTGTTTTGTCACGTAGCTCACTGCGAGGCAGATGTGAATAACAACATCCCCGTGGAAGTTTTAGTCAAAAACCCTGTGCCTGAGTTCAAATGGCATATCCTGTGGGAATTTGTCAAACCTCAACTGTTTGCTCTGATCGGTGCTGTTGTGGTAAGCTTGAATCACTGCACTTAaatgtgatgtcagtgtttctaaaatgaaatgtaatgtgaCCAGTGGATAGAGTGGGATTTGGCAATTTGGCTAAAATTCTGAATAACCCTatgagaatttgctgcttttatcatatttatataatcTAGAGGTTTTAGACTATTGGTCTGACAAATATGGAACCTAAAAACTGACATAgtcaaaatataatttaatacattaattaaaaaataaaagcttttccTTTAAGCTCAAATCAGCTGATCAGTTGAtcaaaaacaatttatttaattCTAAGTCTTATATCCTAAGTCCTTCACTACTATTTATCTGTGTGGTGAGGGTTCACAAAGGTACCAAACACTGTATTTTAATTCCTGGATGTGACACACTGGTATGATTTATGCAACTAAATAGAGTATTTATCTTTTCAGCTTGCTTTTGGCGCAGCTATCTTGAATATCCAGATCCCCTTGATGCTTGGCGATCTGGTGAATGTTGTGGCACGTTTCCTGAGAGAACATACAACTAATTATGCCCAAGAGATAAGAGGACCTGCACTGAAATTACTTGGACTGTATGGTATCCAAGTAagtacacaaaaaaatcaaaagtcaaTGTCCTGAGCAGTTGCACGACTTAATATGTGAGAGCTCTGACAAGAGCAAAGCACAATCAGctattgttttctgtctgtcaaatGTAGATATACAACATGTGTGATTGCCCAGTCAGGTGTTTTATTGACATTAAAATGTGTAGTTGTAATGTAAGAAAAAATAACAAgacatttatttctctgttaatAACCTGAGAAGAAATGTAATGCAATAAAAGTAACACGCAAGCAATATAATGCATTCTCTGAACCACCTTTATGAAGCTTGTTATTGAATTACGTTATGAAGTGTAACTGTGGTGTTTCCTTTTAATAATTCTGTTCAGCGATGGTTTGCAGATCTCATTGTTTGAGAAAGTTCATTTTCTTTGAGTTATGATGCGTATTACCATaacatgtctgaaaaaaaaaagtacattaaaaCTTAGAAATGTCACGACTGTTTACTGGTAAATTACCTGTTGTTCCTCCTCCTATGTGCAGGGTCTGCTGACGAGTGGCTACATCATTCTACTTTCAAGGGTGGGGGAGAGAGTGGCCGCAGACATGAGGAAAACCCTTTTTGCATCCTTACTGAGGTAAATAATCACTCAGTGTTACATACAGTAAAAGCAATGGTCACAAGACAGGATGCTGTCCTTGTTCACTAATAAACTCATGGATGGACTACATCTACAGTCCAACAAACACTATTCACAGTGCCAGGTTTTTGTCTCAGGCAAGATGTGGCTTTCTTTGATGCCAATAAAACTGGACAGCTGGTGAATCGTTTGACTGCTGACATTCAGGAGTTCAAATCATCCTTCAAACTGGTCATCTCTCAGGTATGAAGCGCTGTATTTGCGTCGTAAACCTAATAAGTACTTCTCTATATAGCTTGAGCCTTCTAAttcctgtgtttgttgtcttgCATATTTGCAGGGCCTGCGGAGTTTTACGCAGACAGTTGgatgttttgtctctctctatATCATCTCCCCCAAACTCACAGGTTTGACTGTAGTTGTCCTCCCCTGTCTGGTGGGAGCAGGGGCTCTCATTGGCTCATTCCTCCGCAAACTATCCCGTTTGGCTCAAGAACAGGTGATGTAATGCTATCATTTTTTTGCTCTTGGCTTGTTTCTTGGAGACAGTTTGAGTTTTAttgccaaaaaaacatgaacaggcagactttttttttgaatgCGGCCAACTGTACAAATGTTCTTCTTGACTCCCTCTCTGACTCTCATCAACAGAGACATAAGTCTAGGTTAACATGTATATATTGTTAGACATGTTACTGACACTCCAATTAAGTCAGCAATGAcaaataagttgttttttttcaaattgctGACAGTTATGGGAAACAATCTTTGTACTGATGCCACTAGGCTTGAAGTATTTTATGACTCAACCTATTTAATTTCAGTATCTTGACTGTCGTGTGTACAATTTGATAGAACTTTTACAATTTACAAAATAAGTTTGATCTGTTGACTGTGTTTAATTTAAGGTGGCAAAAGCAACAGGAGTGGCGGATGAGGCACTCGGCAATGTGAGGACAGTGAAAGCTTTTGCGATGGAGGAGCGGGAGCTCCAGTAAGTCAAAGTATATTTTGATATACACATAGTGCTTGAAGAGCTGGAGTATGTTGTATGTCAGAGATAACATGCTTTAATATCCACAATCTTATATTCTCCCTAGATTATATGCATATGAAGTTGACAAAtcatgtgaaatgaatgaaaatcttGGTGCTGGAATCGCTGTTTTCCAAGGACTGTCCAACATTGCCctgaactgtgagtgtgtttaatttatttacgtTGAGCATTAGTAGTACTGTATCTCATGATATCCAGTATAATCATGCttctgtgttgtgtgctgtTAATACAGGCATTGTCCTAG includes the following:
- the abcb8 gene encoding mitochondrial potassium channel ATP-binding subunit yields the protein MFQLLCCRASINAPVRSLSLHPRCNKTAGIWKLSRLYSSPASNASSQQPGNAVGRFWSLTQRAVRQSTTRTSKPPGGALKFILGPAVLTVSARLFCHVAHCEADVNNNIPVEVLVKNPVPEFKWHILWEFVKPQLFALIGAVVLAFGAAILNIQIPLMLGDLVNVVARFLREHTTNYAQEIRGPALKLLGLYGIQGLLTSGYIILLSRVGERVAADMRKTLFASLLRQDVAFFDANKTGQLVNRLTADIQEFKSSFKLVISQGLRSFTQTVGCFVSLYIISPKLTGLTVVVLPCLVGAGALIGSFLRKLSRLAQEQVAKATGVADEALGNVRTVKAFAMEERELQLYAYEVDKSCEMNENLGAGIAVFQGLSNIALNCIVLGTIFAGGTLISSNEMSPGELMSFLVASQTVQRSLASISILFGQMVRGLSSGARVFEYLSLKPTIPMSGGGRIPYHSLTGRVDFMDISFSYPTRPGHQILKKLNLTLPPGKTVAIVGESGGGKSTVASLLERFYDPTGGVVMLDGLDIRTLDLAWFRGQVIGFINQEPVLFGSSIMENIRFGKPGATEAEVINAAKQANAHRFITGFPDGYNTVVGERGVTLSGGQKQRIAIARALIKNPSILVLDEATSALDAESERVVQEALDRATRGRTVLIIAHRLSTIQGADLICVMSNGRIVEAGTHLELLSKGGLYSDLIRRQRAEGQK